In the Quercus lobata isolate SW786 chromosome 5, ValleyOak3.0 Primary Assembly, whole genome shotgun sequence genome, one interval contains:
- the LOC115992627 gene encoding uncharacterized protein LOC115992627 has translation MKFALISTNSTHPFAPFCACAYTSSHSKPKYQNQNQNPNPITTFCKPFTLPTILSSKSSHSKPSRLVALCASRAAKPSNAELENSRLGEEVLSEETIVEDENSQSQWNVEVGNPIVPANVVKLSLSDQAFLLLAFIACTTSVAFTSLVIAAVPTLYAMGRAATSLSKLADTAREELPSTMAAIRLSGMEISDLTLELSDLSQEIADGVSKSTQAVQAAEAGIRQIGAVARQQTISMIQERASLPIISLQPVVAGAAKKTSHAVGQATKTFMNMISRGEFNPENEDDSGIDRVEI, from the exons ATGAAATTTGCTCTTATAAGCACTAATTCCACACACCCATTTGCTCCATTTTGTGCCTGTGCCTACACATCCTCTCACTCTAAGCCAAAGTATCAGAACCAGAATCAGAATCCAAATCCAATTACAACATTTTGCAAACCCTTTACTTTGCCCACCATACTCTCCTCGAAATCATCTCATTCTAAACCATCCAGATTAGTTGCGCTTTGTGCTTCCCGTGCTGCTAAACCATCCAATGCCGAATTGGAGAATAGTAGGTTGGGTGAGGAGGTGTTGAGTGAAGAAACCATTGTTGAAGATGAAAATTCACAAAGCCAGTGGAATGTGGAAGTGGGGAACCCCATTGTTCCTGCCAATGTTGTCAAATTGAGCTTGAGTGACCAAGCCTTCTTGCTATTGGCGTTCATTGCCTGCACG ACTTCTGTGGCATTTACTAGTCTCGTTATTGCTGCTGTCCCAACACTATAT GCAATGGGGAGAGCTGCAACATCTCTTTCAAAGCTAGCAGATACAGCTCGTGAGGAGCTCCCTAGTACTATGGCTGCCATTAGGCTATCTGGCATGGAAATCAGCGACCTTACACTAGAACTAAGTGATTTAAG CCAAGAGATAGCTGATGGGGTCAGCAAATCTACTCAAGCTGTGCAAGCAGCAGAAGCTGGAATTCGACAAATTGGTGCAGTTGCTCGCCAGCAAACTATTT CAATGATTCAAGAGAGAGCAAGCCTGCCCATCATCTCTTTGCAACCTGTCGTTGCTGGAGCTGCAAAGAAGACTTCTCATGCTGTTGGCCAAGCAACAAAGACCTTCATGAATATGATCTCTCGGGGGGAGTTCAACCCAGAGAATGAAGACGACAGTGGAATTGATAGAGTGGAGATTTAA
- the LOC115991889 gene encoding quinone oxidoreductase PIG3-like, giving the protein MKAIVITSPGGPEVLKIQEVDEPQFKDDEVLIKVEATALNRADTFQRKGVYPPPKGASEYLGLECSGTIEAVGKAVSKWKIGDQVCALLSGGGYAEKVAVPAGQLLPVPPGVSLKDAASLPEVACTVWSTTFMMSRLSAGETFLVHGGSSGIGTFAIQMAKYQGARVFVTAGSDEKLAVCKDLGADVCVNYKTDDFVKRVKEETGGKGVDVILDHIGASYLKRNLESLNFDGRLFIIGTMGGSVTEIDLRALLSRRLTLQSAGLRYRSTENKAVIVSEVEKNVWPAIVAGKVKPVIYKYFPLSEAAEAHQLLETSVHIGKILLVP; this is encoded by the exons ATGAAGGCCATAGTGATAACCAGTCCTGGAGGCCCAGAAGTGCTGAAAATACAAGAAGTTGATGAACCCCAATTCAAAGACGATGAGGTTCTCATCAAGGTCGAGGCCACAGCGCTGAACCGCGCTGATACGTTTCAGAGGAAAGGTGTGTATCCACCACCCAAAGGTGCCAGTGAGTACCTTGGTCTTGAATGTTCTGGGACCATCGAAGCTGTTGGTAAAGCCGTTTCCAAATGGAAAATAGGCGATCAG GTATGTGCTCTTCTTAGTGGAGGAGGGTATGCCGAGAAGGTTGCTGTTCCAGCTGGACAACTTCTTCCTGTGCCACCTGGTGTTTCTCTCAAGGATGCTGCTAGCTTACCTGAGGTGGCATGCACTGTTTGGTCAACTACTTTTATGATGAGTCGGCTATCTGCTGGGGAAACATTTTTG GTTCATGGGGGCTCAAGTGGTATTGGTACATTTGCAATTCAGATGGCGAAATACCAAGGGGCAAGAGTGTTTGTTACTGCAG GGAGTGATGAAAAGTTAGCTGTTTGCAAGGATCTTGGGGCTGATGTGTGCGTCAATTACAAGACAGATGACTTTGTTAAAAGGGTAAAGGAAGAAACAGGTGGAAAAg GAGTTGATGTTATTCTGGATCATATTGGAGCATCCTACTTAAAGCGAAACCTTGAGAGCTTAAATTTTGATGGGAGGCTTTTTATTATTGGAACTATGGGTGGCTCTGTTACAGAGATCGATCTCCGTGCTCTTCTTTCGAGGCGCCTCACATTGCAAT CGGCTGGCTTGCGATACAGGAGTACAGAAAACAAAGCAGTGATTGTTAGTGAGGTTGAGAAGAATGTTTGGCCTGCAATTGTGGCAGGCAAGGTGAAGCCAGTGATATACAAGTATTTCCCATTATCGGAAGCAGCAGAGGCGCACCAGCTCCTGGAAACCAGCGTTCATATTGGAAAGATACTGCTTGTTCCTTGA